A portion of the Platichthys flesus chromosome 7, fPlaFle2.1, whole genome shotgun sequence genome contains these proteins:
- the gpr61 gene encoding G-protein coupled receptor 61, which produces MEHPVTSSPSWNPSFSRLPTFPASLHPNTSNVTPSAASVRAGVDLNQSLALCAMLIMDVLAVVGNLAVMIVITKTPQLRKFAFVFHLCLVDLLAALVLMPLGMVSDQILVDEALCRSYLCLSVCLVSAAILTICAINVERYYYIVHPMRHEVKMTVGVVVVVVVVIWIKAVVMSLLPLLGWLLQGSQGLGSPAVLIPGQRHCSLHWTGGRTMRLLFMVFFTIIYFLCPMMIILVVYCNMFKVARVASMQHGHLPTWGDMPRQRAESNSSHSTMAASLGGTGARTTPQRTFSGGKAAVVLVAVGGQFLCCWLPYFSFHLYSAVLSTSPTSFAHLEDLVTWIGYFCFTSNPFFYGFLNRQIRQELGRHLACLFKRAGPSEGQQLPSREASIEENFMQFLQGTGCNMEPCNSHSRASPEEPGTEFVHESAVQQIMPADFHIPGQILEETSEFITQQQLNNELHVSEKENCWKTVLEL; this is translated from the coding sequence ATGGAGCATCCAGTCACATCGAGCCCCTCCTGGAACCCTTCTTTCTCCAGGCTCCCGACATTTCCGGCCTCACTTCATCCAAATACTTCGAACGTGACCCCGAGCGCAGCGAGCGTCCGAGCTGGGGTAGATCTGAACCAGTCCCTGGCGCTATGTGCTATGCTCATCATGGATGTGCTAGCGGTGGTGGGGAACCTGGCTGTGATGATTGTCATCACCAAAACTCCGCAACTGCGTAAATTTGCCTTCGTGTTCCACCTCTGTCTGGTGGACCTGCTGGCAGCGCTGGTGTTGATGCCTCTGGGGATGGTGTCGGACCAAATCCTGGTGGACGAGGCGCTGTGTAGGAGCTACCtctgcctgagtgtgtgtctagTGAGCGCTGCCATCCTCACCATCTGTGCAATAAACGTTGAGCGCTACTACTACATTGTCCATCCCATGCGTCACGAGGTGAAGATGacggtgggggtggtggtggtggtggtggtagtaaTCTGGATTAAAGCTGTTGTCATGTCGTTGCTGCCACTCTTGGGATGGCTGCTCCAGGGGAGCCAGGGTCTGGGGTCTCCTGCTGTCCTCATTCCCGGTCAGAGACACTGTTCCCTCCACTGGACGGGAGGCAGGACCATGCGCCTGCTTTTCATGGTCttttttacaattatttattttctgtgccCCATGATGATCATTCTCGTGGTCTACTGCAACATGTTCAAGGTGGCACGAGTAGCATCCATGCAGCACGGCCACCTCCCCACCTGGGGAGATATGCCGCGACAACGGGCCGAGTCCAATAGCAGCCACTCCACCATGGCAGCTAGCCTTGGAGGAACCGGTGCCCGGACCACCCCTCAGAGAACCTTCAGTGGTGGGAAGGCTGCGGTGGTCCTGGTGGCAGTAGGAGGccagttcctctgctgctggctgcCATATTTCTCCTTCCACCTCTACTCGGCCGTGTTGTCTACCTCTCCCACATCGTTCGCCCATCTGGAGGACTTGGTCACGTGGATTGGCTATTTCTGCTTCACCTCCAACCCCTTCTTTTACGGTTTCCTAAACCGTCAGATTCGCCAGGAACTGGGCCGTCACCTGGCTTGCCTCTTCAAGCGGGCCGGGCCCAGCGAAGGGCAGCAGCTGCCCAGCCGTGAGGCCTCTATTGAGGAAAACTTTATGCAGTTCCTTCAGGGCACAGGATGCAATATGGAGCCCTGTAACTCTCACAGCAGAGCCAGCCCAGAGGAGCCAGGGACAGAGTTCGTTCATGAATCAGCTGTTCAGCAGATCATGCCAGCTGACTTCCATATCCCAGGGCAGATCCTTGAGGAGACTTCAGAGTTCATTACACAGCAACAGCTGAACAATGAACTACATGTATCAGAGAAGGAGAACTGCTGGAAAACTGTACTAGAACTGTAG